The following proteins are co-located in the Spirosoma montaniterrae genome:
- a CDS encoding NAD-dependent epimerase/dehydratase family protein, with the protein MVIGSGMIAQRFSDYHANDNVVIFASGVSNSKETRSEPYARERQLVETTLAQAGERLFVYFSTGSINDPTEQGSAYVAHKLAMEELISSRAIHYLIVRASNVVGGPGNPHTILNYFWERIQQDEPFTIWQYATRNLIDLDDLYEAVTHCITNPARWNQLVVIANPYSVSPLQIVEAIEMHTNRKARYELIAKGLPFSFDTYIHDLIPINDADWQPHPYLLRLLRKYYL; encoded by the coding sequence ATGGTAATCGGTAGCGGGATGATTGCCCAACGATTCAGCGACTATCATGCTAATGATAACGTCGTAATTTTTGCATCGGGCGTATCGAATTCCAAGGAAACGCGTTCTGAACCATACGCCCGCGAACGGCAGTTGGTCGAAACTACGCTGGCGCAGGCTGGTGAGCGTCTTTTCGTGTATTTTAGCACCGGCAGCATCAATGACCCCACCGAACAGGGGTCGGCCTACGTAGCCCACAAGCTGGCAATGGAAGAACTCATCAGCAGCCGGGCAATCCACTACCTGATAGTTCGGGCGTCGAACGTGGTGGGTGGCCCTGGTAATCCGCACACAATTCTGAATTATTTTTGGGAACGGATTCAGCAGGATGAGCCATTTACCATCTGGCAATATGCCACCCGCAACCTGATTGATCTGGATGATTTATATGAAGCCGTGACACACTGCATAACGAACCCGGCCCGCTGGAATCAATTAGTCGTCATCGCTAATCCGTACTCGGTCAGTCCGCTCCAGATTGTTGAGGCCATTGAAATGCATACAAACCGGAAAGCGCGGTACGAACTGATTGCGAAAGGGCTTCCTTTTTCATTTGATACGTACATCCACGATTTAATACCCATTAATGATGCCGACTGGCAACCGCACCCTTATTTATTGCGCTTACTTCGGAAATATTACCTATGA
- a CDS encoding glycosyl transferase: MTLVFTICSINYLAQARTLGDSLRQTNPDYQYVIGLVDKLNVANLPDELMPEYTMLEVDKIGIPNFAAMCDRYDITELNTAVKPFYIDYFYKSYSEVTKIIYFDPDIIVYQPLTGLNQALEQHSLVLTPHTCSPTPDWERPNEQHHLNTGIFNLGFIGLRNDGTARSFVDWWKDRLVYECRIDLCAGLFVDQHWVNFAPVYHNNVLIERHLGYNVAYWNLHERQLWQHVTGDWMVNEVEKLQFFHYSGYNPDRPDEVSKYQTRYTFSQRPDARPLFEYYRERLLANFNTEYRRYPCVYIKPPKVLLYQRVRKAINSPINQLIALLESN; encoded by the coding sequence ATGACACTTGTCTTTACCATTTGTTCGATTAACTATCTGGCTCAGGCCCGCACGTTAGGCGACTCGCTCCGGCAAACAAACCCTGATTATCAGTATGTAATCGGTTTGGTTGATAAGCTGAATGTAGCGAATTTGCCCGATGAACTGATGCCGGAATATACCATGCTGGAGGTCGACAAAATTGGAATTCCCAACTTTGCGGCCATGTGCGACCGGTATGACATAACTGAATTAAATACTGCCGTTAAACCTTTTTACATCGATTATTTCTATAAATCATATTCAGAAGTCACTAAAATTATTTACTTTGACCCTGATATAATCGTTTATCAGCCTTTAACCGGTTTGAATCAGGCATTGGAGCAGCATAGTCTCGTACTAACGCCCCATACCTGTTCGCCAACACCCGACTGGGAACGGCCCAATGAGCAACATCATTTGAATACAGGTATTTTCAATCTCGGATTCATTGGTTTGCGAAATGACGGCACGGCCCGGTCGTTTGTCGACTGGTGGAAAGACCGTCTGGTATATGAGTGCCGAATTGACCTGTGTGCGGGCCTGTTCGTTGACCAGCACTGGGTTAATTTTGCGCCCGTGTATCACAACAATGTGCTGATTGAGCGGCATTTAGGCTATAATGTAGCCTACTGGAATTTACACGAACGGCAGTTATGGCAACATGTAACGGGCGACTGGATGGTAAATGAGGTAGAAAAATTACAGTTTTTTCATTACAGCGGTTACAACCCTGATCGCCCCGATGAGGTCTCTAAGTACCAAACCCGTTATACGTTCAGCCAACGGCCCGATGCCCGACCGCTGTTCGAGTATTACCGGGAGCGGCTGCTGGCAAATTTTAATACCGAATACCGACGGTATCCATGTGTGTACATTAAGCCTCCGAAGGTATTACTGTACCAGCGGGTGCGAAAGGCGATCAACTCGCCCATTAATCAACTTATCGCGTTGTTAGAATCAAATTGA
- a CDS encoding glycosyltransferase family 9 protein, giving the protein MASWPRFRALWIYRFHKYTHRLGKVWSFLRKYLYLRLLKARLGNRRIVAIILSEQMGDIIACEPVAREVRRQHPHEYIIWVVREPYLELVRYHPDLDGFLIEKCPSERDWLLKAGVYDVVYNMHISHRKCRYCGGDPVNPTADKLGLTFDNYYDQGDLLYVFSQAAGLPALTDDPKMYIPDSVRSQVASLHLPPRPIVIHCQSSHVLRDWPAEHWNQLVSWLLANYPHSIVEVGLQPVVNLEHPRFRSLCGQLNLLETAAVIEQARLFIGIDSGPAHMANAGHIDGVILLGQLFNFVRYLPYSGRYKRGDGVTIVNNIGHPCAELPYAWVQRAVEQRLGQPKLV; this is encoded by the coding sequence ATGGCTTCGTGGCCGCGCTTTCGGGCACTCTGGATTTATCGATTTCATAAATATACCCATCGATTGGGTAAGGTTTGGTCGTTTCTACGGAAATACCTGTATCTGCGTCTGCTCAAAGCCAGATTGGGTAATCGCAGAATAGTCGCCATTATTCTATCCGAACAAATGGGCGACATTATTGCCTGTGAGCCGGTTGCCCGCGAGGTTCGTCGGCAGCATCCGCATGAATACATCATCTGGGTCGTGCGGGAACCTTACCTCGAACTGGTCCGGTATCATCCCGATCTCGATGGCTTCCTGATTGAAAAATGCCCCAGCGAACGCGATTGGCTTTTGAAAGCCGGTGTTTATGACGTGGTGTATAACATGCACATTTCGCATCGGAAATGTCGCTACTGTGGGGGCGATCCGGTAAATCCAACCGCCGATAAGCTTGGGCTTACGTTCGATAATTATTACGATCAGGGCGATCTGTTGTATGTTTTCTCACAGGCCGCAGGTCTTCCCGCCCTTACCGACGATCCGAAGATGTACATACCCGACTCCGTTCGCAGTCAGGTAGCATCGCTCCATTTACCTCCGCGTCCTATCGTTATTCACTGCCAATCGAGCCACGTACTGCGCGATTGGCCTGCCGAACATTGGAATCAGTTGGTGAGCTGGCTGTTAGCCAATTATCCGCACTCAATTGTCGAAGTGGGTTTACAGCCGGTTGTTAATCTGGAGCACCCCCGCTTCCGAAGTTTATGCGGTCAGTTGAATTTACTGGAAACGGCGGCTGTTATTGAGCAGGCCCGCTTATTTATTGGCATCGACAGCGGTCCGGCACACATGGCTAATGCAGGTCATATAGACGGTGTTATTTTATTGGGCCAACTGTTTAATTTTGTGCGTTATTTGCCTTACTCAGGCCGTTACAAGCGTGGCGACGGCGTTACGATAGTAAACAATATTGGTCATCCCTGCGCCGAACTTCCCTATGCCTGGGTGCAACGGGCAGTGGAGCAGCGGCTGGGTCAGCCCAAATTAGTATGA
- a CDS encoding acetyltransferase has protein sequence MANVIIFGVMDTAELAHFYLTHDSEHEVAAFTVSREYMNGQTEFRGLPLVAFEDVETLFPPQEYKFFAPMTGRNMNRNRERIYLEAKAKGYEFISYISSKATLFGNQIGENCFILEDNTIQPFTTIGNNVVLWSGNHIGHHGQIKDHVFFTSHVVMSGHCVIEPYCFFGVNSTIRDFLHIAQGTLVGMASAIYKDTDEWGLYIGNPAKKLPKPSYEAY, from the coding sequence ATGGCAAACGTTATCATTTTTGGGGTAATGGACACCGCCGAACTGGCGCATTTTTACCTTACCCACGACTCCGAACACGAAGTAGCTGCCTTTACGGTAAGCCGCGAGTATATGAACGGGCAAACTGAGTTTCGCGGTCTGCCATTAGTGGCGTTTGAAGACGTAGAAACCTTGTTTCCTCCGCAGGAATACAAATTTTTCGCGCCAATGACGGGCCGGAACATGAACCGCAACCGGGAACGTATCTACCTCGAAGCCAAAGCAAAGGGCTACGAATTTATCAGCTACATCAGCTCAAAAGCTACTCTCTTCGGTAATCAGATTGGCGAAAATTGCTTTATTCTCGAAGATAATACCATTCAGCCGTTTACCACCATTGGCAACAACGTAGTGCTGTGGAGTGGCAATCATATCGGCCACCACGGGCAAATTAAAGACCACGTTTTCTTTACTTCGCACGTAGTCATGTCGGGCCACTGTGTTATTGAGCCGTATTGCTTTTTCGGTGTCAACAGCACCATCCGCGATTTTCTGCACATCGCCCAGGGAACGCTGGTTGGCATGGCATCGGCCATCTACAAAGACACCGACGAGTGGGGTCTGTATATCGGCAATCCAGCCAAAAAACTCCCCAAACCCAGCTACGAAGCCTATTAA
- a CDS encoding glycosyltransferase family 4 protein, with protein MSLKKLLFIGHDANRAGAQYLLLHLLTYLRETGMQTGLVLSADGPLMADYERVTTVYRAFASGKANQSAGLPKRLLTKIGLKTTANGADNLPRLAELLQTLRAEQYDAIVANTIANGGLLRLLEPLGLPFVLYVHELETSIQIYTRPDDLTYELTYAAHVFCGSEAVQQNLIRHHGLNTANTSVLNSIIRTETLLTKLHAVDRQAVRQRLGISADAVVVGGCGNAEWRKGVDLFLLVARQVLNQRPDMHFVWVGVPDAGEETRRLRYDLDRMNMNDRVHMLPPGGDYLDYVACFDIFTLTSREDPYPLVMLEAGLNHNPVLSFAGSGGSSDFVGTDTGCLIPYADLSVMVTALIRLADNSDERIRLGAVFYDRALAHDVAVLAPKLLADLDTFVFHQPSSARYGNR; from the coding sequence TTGTCTCTGAAAAAGCTGTTATTCATCGGCCATGATGCCAATCGGGCAGGGGCGCAATATCTGCTGTTGCACCTGCTAACGTATTTGCGCGAAACAGGCATGCAAACCGGCCTGGTATTAAGTGCCGACGGGCCACTCATGGCCGATTACGAACGCGTTACAACCGTTTACCGGGCTTTTGCATCAGGTAAGGCAAATCAGTCGGCTGGGTTGCCGAAACGGTTACTGACCAAAATTGGGCTTAAAACCACTGCCAACGGAGCCGATAATCTGCCACGTCTGGCAGAGTTATTGCAAACGTTGCGGGCCGAACAATACGATGCTATCGTAGCCAACACGATTGCGAATGGCGGATTGCTGCGACTGCTCGAACCGCTGGGTTTACCATTTGTGCTGTATGTACACGAACTCGAAACATCGATTCAGATTTACACCCGCCCCGACGACCTGACGTATGAACTGACGTATGCAGCCCACGTTTTCTGCGGCTCCGAAGCGGTACAGCAAAACTTGATTCGGCACCACGGCCTGAACACGGCCAACACGTCGGTGCTGAACTCGATTATCCGCACCGAAACGCTGCTGACTAAGCTACACGCCGTTGATCGACAGGCGGTTCGGCAGCGATTAGGTATTTCAGCAGATGCAGTGGTGGTGGGCGGTTGCGGCAATGCTGAGTGGCGCAAAGGCGTCGATTTGTTTTTGCTGGTGGCCCGGCAGGTACTGAACCAGCGACCCGACATGCATTTTGTGTGGGTGGGCGTACCCGATGCTGGCGAAGAAACCCGTCGGCTCCGCTACGACCTCGACCGCATGAACATGAACGACCGGGTGCATATGCTGCCGCCGGGTGGCGATTATCTGGATTATGTAGCCTGCTTCGACATATTTACGCTAACCTCACGCGAAGACCCCTACCCGCTCGTTATGCTGGAAGCCGGGCTGAACCACAATCCGGTGCTAAGTTTTGCCGGGTCGGGCGGTAGCTCCGATTTTGTTGGCACCGATACGGGTTGCCTGATTCCATATGCCGACTTGTCGGTAATGGTGACTGCATTAATTCGACTGGCCGATAATTCCGACGAACGAATTCGGCTGGGGGCTGTGTTCTACGACCGCGCCCTGGCTCATGATGTAGCCGTACTGGCTCCGAAATTATTGGCTGACCTTGACACATTCGTTTTCCACCAACCTTCATCTGCCCGCTATGGTAATCGGTAG